A genomic region of Sandaracinaceae bacterium contains the following coding sequences:
- the atpA gene encoding F0F1 ATP synthase subunit alpha, producing the protein MQLRAEEISEIIKKQIASYDKSVDVMETGSVLTVGDGIARIYGLESAMAGELVEFDGGLMGMVLNLEEDNVGVAILGSDRKVREGDTVKRTGRIFDVPVGEAMIGRVVNALGEPVDGKGPIETTQRGQVELKAPGIILRQPVAEPLQTGIKAIDSMIPIGRGQRELIIGDRQTGKTAVAVDTIINQKGKGVFCFYVAIGQKQSTVAQVLTKLEDAGAMEYTTIIVAGASESAPLQFIAPYSGCTMGEYFRDTGRHALLIYDDLSKQATAYRQLSLLLRRPPGREAYPGDVFYLHSRLLERAAKMAEEWVVVKKGEEPKRDGAEKIWSGGEAAHEAKEAAKAKGDGFEAKQLPDSGGSLTALPIIETQAGDVSAYIPTNVISITDGQIFLESDLFYSGVRPAINVGISVSRVGGSAQIGAMKKVAGTLRLDLAQYREMAAFAQFASDLDKATQQQLSRGQRLVEILKQGQYVPMEVEKQVAVIYAATNGWVDDIEVDKVRQWEKEFLAHMEANGRDVLDLIRDGKKLSDDVKKGLERELKDFAKIFGTGKAGQKSGKAKAAKKAEKKPAKKKAAKNEEKKVEEEE; encoded by the coding sequence GGCATCGCCCGCATCTACGGCCTCGAGAGCGCCATGGCGGGTGAGCTCGTCGAGTTCGACGGCGGCCTGATGGGCATGGTGCTCAACCTCGAGGAGGACAACGTCGGCGTGGCCATCCTCGGCTCCGACCGCAAGGTCCGTGAGGGCGACACCGTCAAGCGCACCGGCCGCATCTTCGACGTCCCCGTCGGCGAGGCGATGATCGGCCGCGTGGTGAACGCGCTCGGCGAGCCGGTCGACGGCAAGGGCCCGATCGAGACCACCCAGCGCGGTCAGGTCGAGCTCAAGGCGCCGGGCATCATCCTTCGCCAGCCGGTCGCGGAGCCGCTCCAGACGGGCATCAAGGCGATCGACAGCATGATCCCGATCGGCCGCGGTCAGCGCGAGCTGATCATCGGCGACCGCCAGACCGGCAAGACGGCCGTCGCGGTCGACACGATCATCAACCAGAAGGGCAAGGGCGTCTTCTGCTTCTACGTGGCCATCGGCCAGAAGCAGTCGACCGTCGCCCAGGTGCTCACCAAGCTCGAGGACGCGGGCGCGATGGAGTACACCACGATCATCGTGGCTGGCGCCTCCGAGAGCGCGCCGCTCCAGTTCATCGCGCCCTACTCGGGCTGCACGATGGGCGAGTACTTCCGCGACACAGGCCGCCACGCCCTGCTCATCTACGATGATCTCTCGAAGCAGGCGACCGCGTACCGTCAGCTCTCGCTGCTGCTGCGCCGCCCGCCGGGCCGCGAGGCGTACCCCGGCGACGTCTTCTACCTCCACAGCCGCCTGCTCGAGCGCGCCGCGAAGATGGCCGAGGAGTGGGTCGTCGTGAAGAAGGGCGAAGAGCCCAAGCGCGACGGCGCCGAGAAGATCTGGTCCGGCGGCGAGGCCGCTCACGAGGCCAAGGAGGCCGCCAAGGCCAAGGGTGACGGCTTCGAGGCCAAGCAGCTCCCCGACTCGGGCGGCTCGCTCACCGCGCTGCCCATCATCGAGACGCAGGCCGGTGACGTGTCGGCCTACATCCCGACGAACGTCATCTCCATCACCGACGGCCAGATCTTCCTGGAGTCGGACCTCTTCTACTCGGGCGTCCGCCCGGCCATCAACGTCGGCATCAGCGTGTCGCGCGTCGGCGGCTCGGCGCAGATCGGCGCGATGAAGAAGGTGGCCGGCACCCTCCGCCTCGACCTCGCGCAGTACCGCGAGATGGCGGCGTTCGCGCAGTTCGCCTCCGACCTCGACAAGGCGACGCAGCAGCAGCTGTCGCGCGGTCAGCGGCTCGTCGAGATCCTCAAGCAGGGTCAGTACGTGCCGATGGAGGTCGAGAAGCAGGTCGCGGTCATCTACGCCGCGACCAACGGCTGGGTCGACGACATCGAGGTCGACAAGGTCCGCCAGTGGGAGAAGGAATTCCTCGCCCACATGGAGGCCAACGGCCGCGACGTGCTCGACCTCATCCGCGACGGCAAGAAGCTCAGCGACGACGTCAAGAAGGGCCTCGAGCGCGAGCTGAAGGACTTCGCCAAGATCTTCGGCACCGGCAAGGCCGGCCAGAAGAGCGGCAAGGCGAAGGCGGCCAAGAAGGCCGAGAAGAAGCCGGCGAAGAAGAAGGCCGCCAAGAATGAAGAGAAGAAGGTCGAAGAGGAGGAGTGA